The following proteins are encoded in a genomic region of Pan troglodytes isolate AG18354 chromosome 2, NHGRI_mPanTro3-v2.0_pri, whole genome shotgun sequence:
- the LOC471029 gene encoding nmrA-like family domain-containing protein 1 gives MASKKVITVFGATGAQGGSVARAILESKKFAVRAVTRDVTRPNALELQRLGAEVVKGDLNDKALVDSALKGVYGAFLVTNFWDPLNQDKEVCQGKLVADSAKHLGLKHVVYSGLENVKRLTDGKLEVPHFDSKGEVEEYFWSIGVPMTSVRVAAYFENFLAAWRPVKASDGDYYTLAVPMGDVPMDGISVADIGAAVSSIFNSPEEFLGKAVGLSAEALTIQQYADVLSKVLGKEVRDAKITPEAFEKLGFPAAKEIANMCRFYEMKPDRDVKLTHQLNPKVKSFSQFISENQGAFKGM, from the exons ATGGCCAGTAAGAAAGTAATTACAGTGTTTGGAGCAACAG GAGCTCAAGGTGGCTCTGTGGCCAGGGCAATTTTGGAGAGCAAAAAATTTGCAGTGAGAGCAGTGACCAGGGATGTGACTCGACCAAATGCCCTGGAGCTCCAGCGCCTTGGAGCCGAGGTGGTCAAAGGTGACTTGAATGATAAAGCATTGGTGGACAGTGCCTTAAAAGGTGTCTATGGGGCCTTCTTGGTGACCAACTTCTGGGACCCTCTCAACCAAGATAAGGAAGTGTGTCAG GGGAAGCTGGTGGCAGACTCCGCCAAGCACCTGGGTCTGAAGCACGTGGTGTACAGCGGCCTGGAGAACGTCAAGCGACTGACGGATGGCAAGCTGGAGGTGCCGCACTTTGACAGCAAGGGCGAGGTGGAGGAGTACTTCTGGTCCATTGGCGTCCCCATGACCAGTGTCCGCGTGGCGGCCTACTTTGAAAACTTTCTCGCGGCGTGGCGGCCCGTGAAAGCCTCTGATGGAGATTACTACACCTTGG ctgTACCGATGGGAGATGTACCAATGGATGGTATCTCTGTTGCTGATATTGGAGCAGCCGTCTCTAGCATTTTTAATTCTCCAGAGGAATTTTTAGGCAAGGCCGTGGGGCTCAGTGCAGAAGCACTAACAATACAGCAATACGCTGATGTTTTGTCCAAGGTTTTGGGGAAAGAAGTCCGAGATGCAAAG ATTACCCCGGAAGCTTTCGAGAAGCTGGGATTCCCTGCAGCGAAGGAAATAGCCAATATGTGTCGTTTCTATGAAATGAAGCCAGACCGAGATGTCAAGCTCACCCACCAACTAAATCCCAAAGTCAAAAGCTTCAGCCAATTTATCTCAGAGAACCAGGGAGCCTTCAAGGGCATGTAG